A single Palaemon carinicauda isolate YSFRI2023 unplaced genomic scaffold, ASM3689809v2 scaffold393, whole genome shotgun sequence DNA region contains:
- the LOC137636805 gene encoding homeobox protein ARX-like translates to MIPLFWATLIVAAAAAFTVVVAVAAAFNIAIAVATATAEVWFQNRRAKWRKQTRMQFVQDAWRLRYLGLSPPAWLTRSQQQSPGGPASPPGGRSQAPMPSPPLPAPPCSASDSQGGGDRGGERTLSSAPRPASPASTPPTDLSTADRLAVATSLGAAAASLRWRGEEHVGCLGPGLCPCITHASIHDHPLLPRLPLPLHLHATQAGSRPSSPEKRPLPKDMFEVSNKQTALAPTTTSAAVVAASATAGNNDDNDEELTVTQESDDDLTPTDLSAGSTSNPSSTIPK, encoded by the exons ATGATACCATTGTTTTGGGCAACTCttattgttgctgctgctgctgcttttactgTTGTTGTGGCTGTTGCTGCTGCTTTTAATATTGCTATTGCTGTTGCTACTGCAACTGCTGAA GTTTGGTTCCAGAACCGCAGAGCCAAATGGCGAAAGCAAACCCGTATGCAGTTCGTCCAGGACGCTTGGCGACTCCGCTACCTGGGTCTGTCCCCCCCAGCCTGGCTCACTCGCTCTCAGCAACAGTCGCCCGGTGGGCCAGCCAGCCCCCCTGGTGGGCGGAGCCAAGCGCCTATGCCGTCTCCGCCCCTTCCCGCGCCGCCGTGCTCCGCCTCCGATTCGCAAGGGGGCGGAGATAGAGGCGGGGAGAGGACGTTAAGCTCCGCCCCTCGCCCCGCCTCGCCGGCTTCAACACCGCCGACGGATCTCTCAACCGCTGACAGACTGGCGGTAGCAACCAG CCTTGGGGCTGCTGCCGCTTCCCTAAGATGGCGAGGAGAAGAACACGTGGGGTGTCTAGGGCCAGGTCTCTGCCCGTGTATCACCCACGCTTCGATTCACGACCACCCGCTTCTGCCGCGCCTCCCTCTGCCTCTTCACCTCCACGCGACTCAG GCCGGAAGTCGTCCCTCGTCGCCTGAGAAACGTCCTCTTCCCAAGGACATGTTCGAAGTCAGCAACAAGCAAACGGCACTCGCACCGACGACAACTTCCGCAGCAGTAGTAGCAGCATCGGCGACAGCAGGAAACAATGACGACAACGACGAAGAACTGACTGTGACCCAAGAGAGCGACGATGACCTGACCCCAACTGACCTCTCTGCTGGAAGCACTAGTAACCCCTCCTCCACAATTCCCAAATAA